TCAGGCTGATAGCCGGTGTCCTCTCGTAGGCGAGTGGAATCGACGAAGGCGTTGGGTTTGAAGCCTGGGCCACGGCCGGGGCGTAGGGGGATTTCCGCGCCCGGCACCGCCTTGATCACCGCGTCACGCAGCATCGCATTGGTCAGCTTGCTGCCCCATCCGACGTTGTACACGCGATGGTTGAGCTTGGGCGCCATCATCAGCATGGCCAACCCTTTGGCGCAGTCTTTGACGTAGCAGAAGTCCTGACCGTCCTCCTCGAAGGGTACACCTCCCGGGCCGCCGGACAGGTCTACCTTGCCGCTTTTGAGTGCCCCATGCACCATCCGACTGGGGAGGTTGGCCATGCTGTGATACAGCGGCCCCCAGATCCAGCCGATTCGCAAGGCGATCACATCAACTTTGGAGCGGGCGGCGTAATGTTGGCTCAGGATCTCGAAGACTTTCTTGTAGGCTTCAGTCGGATAGGCTGATTCCAGTGGCAGGGGTAGATCCTCCCGGAACGGGCCCTCCATGACGTGATGATAAACCGCGGTGGAGCTGGCGATCGCGATCCGGCGGGCGCCGGTCAGTCGGCCTGCTTCCAAGATGTTGATCAGGCCGCTCATGTTGGTGCGGAAATCCTCGGCGGGCGAAAGCGCGCCCAGACCAGGGACCGCCAGATGCAGGATCGCATCGACCTGATACTTGCGAATAAGGTCGATACAGTCGAAGGGATTGGAGATATCCAGGCTTTCCACCATCACTCGCTTGCCGTATTCGTGTTTGATGAAATCCGGCTCACGCCAAGTGCGGTAGCGCGTGATCACAACATTCTGTCCGGCGTCGAGCAATTTGCGCGCGGTATGGAGTCCGATAAACCCCATTCCTCCGGTGATTAAAACCATGCCCGTTCCCCTGCTTTGTAGGTCGCTTTAGCGGCGAAGAAATTTTTCAGCTGACGACTTAATCGCAATCTCCGCCACGGGAAATAGAGCACTCCCGGGGCGGGCAACAAGGCTGTCGAAGGCGAGCATACCAAGGCACGCTCGCCTGTCAACGGCTGCTTGCTCAGGTTGCGGGCGCGGTTGTTTTTGCGCGCAGCTTGCCCCAGGCGCTACAATCGCCAGTCATGTTGCCAGTTCACAACGCCTCGCGCGCTCCGCTTAACCCCTCGGCCGACCTGACCGGTCGCTTGGTCGCGGTTTGGTACGGCGGTTTGTTGTGCTCGGGGGCGCTGGTTTGGCTGGCGCTGTGGGAGAGCGAGACCCGGGAATTGGCGGCGGCGGCACTCTCGGGTGCGGTGGTCATTTTGCTGGGGCTGGCTTCCTATACGATGCGCCAGAGCGGGGACAATTGGCGGCGCCATACCGTTGTGGCCGCGGTCGGACCGCTGGTGGTGGCCCTGATGTTGTTCGAATTCCAGGAGTACAACCGGCGCGCCGAGGACGCTATCAGCACCCATCTGATCGATTTGCGCGAGATCGAGCTGGCCAACGTAAGTTTGGCGCATTGGGCGGCGGGAACGAGCAATGGCCGGGTCTCGGGCGTGGTCCGCAACCATTCGGCAATCGTGCTGCGTGGGCTGAGCCTGCATTTGGCGGTCCGCTCCACCCGCGCGCTTCTGACCGAAGT
The sequence above is a segment of the Candidatus Binataceae bacterium genome. Coding sequences within it:
- a CDS encoding NAD(P)-dependent oxidoreductase; this encodes MVLITGGMGFIGLHTARKLLDAGQNVVITRYRTWREPDFIKHEYGKRVMVESLDISNPFDCIDLIRKYQVDAILHLAVPGLGALSPAEDFRTNMSGLINILEAGRLTGARRIAIASSTAVYHHVMEGPFREDLPLPLESAYPTEAYKKVFEILSQHYAARSKVDVIALRIGWIWGPLYHSMANLPSRMVHGALKSGKVDLSGGPGGVPFEEDGQDFCYVKDCAKGLAMLMMAPKLNHRVYNVGWGSKLTNAMLRDAVIKAVPGAEIPLRPGRGPGFKPNAFVDSTRLREDTGYQPDYTLESAVAEYVAWLKEGNQY